In one window of Sphingomonas glaciei DNA:
- a CDS encoding SLC13 family permease — MNTLVPLLSNPQVITLAVLVAVVAALIWDKGRSDVVALAGAAVLLLTGVVRPIQVQSAFASPAIITLASLFVIAYAMEMAGLLDAGIRFLIAFCRRIGRTGLWIVIAVCGAASAFLNNTPIVVLAAPVIRDTAASLGYSAKRFLIPLSYAAILGGGCTLIGTSTNLLVSDMAGAAGQARFGIFEITPVGVTVALAGGLYLLFFSGRLIDSSERDDVLVEAPTGGTVQAGGQIGDAAAFATERPLRPLRALVSLTVFVAVIALAAIGAAPIAACAFAGAVLLILLRIITADEAYSGLRPDVLMLIAGMLVLGIALRVSGVAEVMTELLVGNLELLTPLLALILIYGVVLFATELLSNATVAVLFTPIAVSMGEALQVSPRPFLVAVMMAGSAAFATPFGYQTNALVYQMGRYRYMDFVRVGLPLNLVTWVAAIVAIRIFFPF, encoded by the coding sequence ATGAACACCCTTGTCCCGCTTCTTTCCAATCCCCAGGTCATCACCCTCGCCGTGCTCGTCGCGGTGGTCGCCGCCCTAATCTGGGACAAAGGCCGGTCGGACGTGGTCGCGCTCGCCGGCGCCGCGGTGTTGCTGCTGACAGGCGTTGTCCGGCCGATCCAGGTGCAGAGTGCCTTTGCCAGCCCGGCCATCATCACCCTCGCCTCCTTGTTCGTCATTGCCTACGCGATGGAGATGGCGGGCTTGCTCGACGCGGGCATCCGGTTCCTGATCGCTTTCTGCCGCCGAATTGGCCGGACCGGATTGTGGATCGTCATTGCCGTCTGCGGCGCTGCATCGGCCTTTCTCAACAACACGCCCATCGTGGTGCTCGCCGCGCCAGTGATCCGCGACACCGCCGCGTCGCTCGGCTATTCTGCCAAACGCTTCCTTATCCCCCTGTCCTATGCCGCCATCCTTGGCGGAGGCTGCACCCTGATCGGGACCTCCACCAACCTTCTGGTCAGCGACATGGCGGGCGCGGCGGGGCAGGCACGGTTCGGCATCTTCGAGATCACGCCCGTTGGAGTGACGGTCGCCCTTGCGGGTGGCCTCTACCTCCTGTTCTTCAGCGGCCGGCTGATCGACAGTTCGGAGCGTGACGACGTGCTTGTCGAAGCCCCGACCGGCGGTACCGTGCAAGCCGGAGGGCAGATCGGCGACGCAGCCGCCTTTGCCACGGAGCGGCCACTGCGACCCTTGCGGGCACTGGTGTCCCTGACCGTATTCGTAGCGGTGATCGCCCTTGCCGCGATTGGCGCCGCACCCATCGCGGCCTGCGCCTTCGCGGGCGCGGTGCTCCTAATTCTGCTGCGCATCATCACGGCCGACGAAGCCTATAGCGGTCTGCGACCCGACGTGCTGATGCTGATCGCCGGCATGCTGGTACTGGGTATTGCGCTACGGGTGTCCGGGGTTGCCGAGGTGATGACCGAGTTGCTGGTCGGCAACCTCGAACTGCTGACGCCCCTTCTCGCCCTTATCCTGATCTACGGGGTGGTCCTGTTCGCGACCGAATTGCTGTCGAATGCCACCGTGGCGGTGCTGTTCACACCGATCGCCGTCAGCATGGGCGAGGCATTGCAGGTCAGCCCGAGGCCCTTCCTTGTCGCGGTGATGATGGCCGGCAGCGCCGCCTTTGCGACGCCGTTCGGCTACCAGACCAACGCCCTCGTCTATCAGATGGGACGGTACCGCTACATGGACTTCGTGCGGGTTGGCCTGCCCCTCAACCTCGTCACCTGGGTCGCAGCGATCGTCGCAATCCGGATCTTCTTTCCGTTCTAG
- the clpA gene encoding ATP-dependent Clp protease ATP-binding subunit ClpA, producing MPSFARDLEQTLHNALGEASRRRHEYATLEHLLMALIDDGHASKVMTACGVNRDELKATVKQYLDGELGALVADSGTDPTPTSGFQRVVQRAILHVQSSGRDEVTGANVLVALFSERESYAVYFLQQQDMSRLDAVTYISHGVGKGENAEGATPATGTETPETKSDKPGADKKESALKQFTVDLNEKAKNGKVDPLIGRMAEVDRTVQILCRRSKNNPLYVGDPGVGKTAIAEGLARKIIEGDVPEVLKPAVIYSLDMGALLAGTRYRGDFEERLKSVVSELEKLPDAILFIDEIHTVIGAGATSGGAMDASNLLKPALSGGSIRCIGSTTYKEFRNHFEKDRALLRRFQKIDVNEPTVEDTIKIIAGLRSSFEEHHKVRYTPDAIKSAVELSARYIHDRKLPDKAIDVIDEVGAMQMLVPVGKRKKVITPKEVEQVVATMARIPPKSVSTDDKKTLQHLEADLKRVVFGQDLAVERLASAIKLSRAGLRDPDKPIGNYLFSGPTGVGKTEVARQLASILGIPLQRFDMSEYMERHSVSRLIGAPPGYVGYDQGGLLTDAVDQQPHSVLLLDEIEKAHPDLFNILLQVMDNGKLTDHHGKTVDFRNTILIMTTNAGASDMARESIGFGAMSREDVQEDAIRKMFTPEFRNRLDAVVPFGYLPPAVVARVVDKFILQLELQLADRGVHIELDDEAREWLTTKGYDKLYGARPMGRLVQEKIKQPLAEELLFGKLVHGGEVKVRLKDNNPVFEITPAAPAKSTKPKGAKGRRGRTAEQTPTPEAGAQPETGEQPETPAAE from the coding sequence ATGCCCAGTTTCGCCCGCGACCTTGAACAAACCCTCCACAATGCGCTTGGGGAGGCGAGCCGCCGTCGTCACGAATATGCGACGCTTGAGCATCTGCTCATGGCGTTGATCGACGATGGCCATGCCTCCAAGGTGATGACCGCCTGCGGCGTCAATCGCGATGAATTGAAGGCCACCGTCAAGCAGTATCTCGATGGCGAGCTTGGCGCGCTGGTCGCCGACAGCGGCACCGATCCGACCCCGACCAGCGGCTTTCAGCGGGTGGTGCAGCGCGCCATCCTGCACGTCCAGTCGTCCGGCCGCGATGAAGTCACCGGCGCCAACGTGTTGGTTGCGCTCTTCTCCGAACGCGAAAGCTATGCGGTCTACTTCCTTCAGCAGCAGGACATGAGCCGGCTGGATGCGGTGACCTACATCAGCCACGGCGTCGGCAAGGGCGAGAATGCCGAGGGCGCGACACCCGCCACCGGCACCGAAACGCCCGAGACCAAGTCCGACAAGCCCGGCGCCGACAAGAAGGAAAGCGCGCTCAAGCAGTTCACCGTCGACCTCAATGAAAAGGCCAAGAACGGCAAGGTCGATCCCCTGATCGGCCGCATGGCCGAGGTCGACCGGACGGTGCAGATCCTCTGCCGCCGCTCCAAGAACAACCCGCTCTACGTGGGCGATCCGGGCGTCGGCAAGACCGCAATCGCCGAAGGCCTCGCGCGCAAGATCATCGAGGGCGATGTGCCCGAGGTGCTGAAGCCCGCGGTCATCTACTCGCTGGACATGGGCGCGCTGCTGGCCGGCACCCGCTACCGCGGCGATTTCGAGGAACGGCTGAAGTCGGTCGTCTCCGAGCTCGAGAAGCTGCCCGACGCGATCCTGTTCATCGACGAGATCCACACCGTGATCGGTGCTGGCGCGACCAGCGGCGGGGCGATGGACGCGTCCAACCTGCTGAAGCCCGCCTTGTCGGGTGGCTCGATCCGCTGCATCGGCTCGACCACCTACAAGGAGTTCCGCAACCACTTCGAGAAGGACCGGGCGCTGCTCCGGCGCTTCCAGAAGATCGACGTCAACGAACCGACGGTCGAGGACACGATCAAGATCATCGCCGGCCTGCGCTCTTCTTTCGAGGAGCATCACAAGGTCCGCTACACGCCCGACGCCATCAAGTCGGCGGTGGAGCTGTCGGCGCGCTACATCCATGACCGCAAGCTGCCGGACAAGGCGATCGACGTGATCGACGAGGTCGGCGCGATGCAGATGCTGGTGCCGGTGGGCAAGCGCAAGAAGGTGATCACGCCCAAGGAGGTCGAGCAGGTCGTCGCGACCATGGCCCGGATCCCTCCGAAGAGCGTGTCGACCGACGACAAGAAGACGCTCCAGCATCTGGAAGCAGACTTGAAGCGCGTCGTCTTCGGGCAGGATCTAGCGGTCGAGCGACTGGCTTCGGCCATCAAGCTCAGCCGGGCGGGCCTGCGCGATCCCGACAAGCCGATCGGCAACTACCTGTTTTCGGGCCCGACCGGCGTCGGCAAGACCGAGGTGGCGCGCCAGCTTGCCTCGATCCTCGGCATCCCGCTGCAGCGCTTCGACATGTCGGAGTATATGGAGCGCCACTCGGTCAGCCGGCTGATCGGTGCGCCTCCGGGCTATGTCGGTTATGATCAGGGCGGCCTCCTGACCGATGCGGTCGATCAGCAGCCGCACAGCGTGCTCCTGCTCGATGAGATCGAGAAGGCGCATCCGGATCTGTTCAACATCCTGCTGCAGGTGATGGACAACGGTAAGCTGACCGACCACCACGGCAAGACCGTCGACTTCCGCAACACCATCCTGATCATGACCACCAATGCCGGTGCGTCGGACATGGCGCGGGAGAGCATCGGCTTCGGGGCGATGAGCCGCGAGGACGTGCAGGAAGACGCGATCCGCAAGATGTTCACGCCCGAATTCCGCAACCGCCTCGATGCGGTGGTGCCGTTCGGCTACCTGCCCCCGGCGGTGGTCGCCCGCGTCGTGGACAAGTTCATCCTCCAGCTCGAGCTTCAGCTGGCCGACCGCGGTGTCCATATCGAACTGGACGACGAGGCGCGCGAGTGGCTCACGACTAAGGGCTATGACAAGCTCTACGGTGCCCGACCGATGGGCCGGCTGGTGCAGGAGAAGATCAAGCAGCCGCTGGCCGAGGAGCTACTCTTTGGCAAGCTCGTCCACGGCGGCGAGGTGAAGGTCCGGTTGAAGGACAACAATCCGGTGTTCGAGATCACCCCCGCGGCACCGGCCAAGTCGACCAAGCCCAAGGGCGCTAAGGGCCGCCGCGGCCGGACCGCGGAGCAGACGCCGACGCCGGAAGCCGGTGCACAGCCGGAAACCGGCGAGCAGCCGGAGACACCGGCTGCGGAGTAA
- a CDS encoding S9 family peptidase produces MTIKTRGMLVAALLGGAVAVPVSGQTPAPAPAQIAAVTPAPSPVFTGGDMFSISYASDPQVSPDGKRTAYVRMSADVMSDRYRPSIWLIDTATGRQEPLVAGNGAHRSPRWSPDGRRLAYVSTSEGPGAQLFVKWMDGGEAARITGLPDGPSDIAWSPDGRRIAYLMRVPGEGPSIGKAPPKPEGASWAEPLQVIDRLQYRNDGSGNVKPGFDQLFVVDADGGAPRRLTAGGFPLNGPLAWAGDSVLLSGNRAPDWESQPQESEILAVDVATGAVRELTRRKGPDGSPVASPDGRTIAYLGADDDGQAYNQTKIYLMNADGSGMRRVAAGLDRSINQVEWSGNQLLVGYEEKGHYRLARVSTAGAVTPMALDLASPAVGRPYTGGEFSVARDGTVAFTSGSASRPTDISVARGNSARRLTALNDLWLSGKRLGEVRTLDARAADGTPVPGWILLPAGYQKGQKVPTILEIHGGPYTSYGPYFSTDYQLFASAGYAVLFPNVRGSTGYGEAFADGIEKSYPTPNETDLMASVDAAVAAGFADPDNLFITGGSGGGLLTAWMTGHTNRFKAAAVQKPVINWTSQALVADGVGFFGRYWLGAEPWEQPEKYWQRSPLSLAGKVKTPTLVVVGGDDLRTPNAEAEQWYSALRVQGVPAMLVKVPGASHSLDGRPSQAAARASAITAWFDRYRTRK; encoded by the coding sequence ATGACGATCAAGACGCGTGGGATGCTGGTTGCGGCATTGCTGGGGGGCGCGGTGGCGGTTCCGGTCAGCGGGCAGACTCCTGCCCCCGCCCCGGCGCAGATCGCGGCGGTGACGCCCGCTCCGTCCCCCGTCTTCACCGGCGGCGACATGTTCAGCATCAGCTATGCCTCCGACCCGCAGGTGAGCCCCGACGGCAAGCGCACCGCCTACGTCCGGATGAGCGCCGACGTGATGAGCGATCGCTACCGGCCCAGCATCTGGCTGATCGACACCGCGACCGGCCGCCAGGAACCTCTGGTGGCGGGCAACGGCGCGCACCGCAGCCCGCGCTGGTCGCCCGACGGCCGCCGGCTGGCCTATGTCTCGACCTCCGAAGGTCCCGGCGCGCAGCTGTTCGTCAAGTGGATGGACGGCGGTGAAGCCGCACGGATCACCGGGCTGCCCGATGGACCATCCGACATCGCCTGGTCCCCCGACGGCCGCCGCATCGCCTATCTGATGCGGGTGCCCGGCGAAGGGCCGAGCATCGGCAAGGCCCCGCCCAAGCCCGAAGGCGCCAGCTGGGCCGAGCCGCTGCAGGTGATCGACCGCCTGCAATATCGCAACGACGGCTCGGGCAATGTGAAGCCGGGCTTCGACCAGCTGTTCGTGGTCGATGCCGACGGCGGGGCGCCGCGGCGGCTCACTGCGGGCGGATTTCCCCTGAACGGGCCGCTCGCCTGGGCCGGTGACAGCGTTCTTCTCAGCGGCAATCGCGCGCCCGATTGGGAAAGCCAGCCGCAGGAAAGCGAGATCCTGGCGGTCGACGTCGCCACGGGCGCGGTCCGCGAACTCACCCGACGCAAGGGCCCGGACGGGTCGCCCGTCGCCTCCCCCGATGGACGGACCATCGCCTATCTCGGCGCGGACGACGACGGCCAGGCCTACAACCAGACCAAGATTTACCTGATGAACGCCGACGGCTCGGGCATGCGGCGCGTTGCCGCCGGACTCGACCGTTCGATCAATCAGGTCGAATGGTCGGGCAACCAGCTTCTCGTCGGGTATGAGGAGAAAGGCCATTACCGCCTGGCACGGGTGAGCACGGCGGGTGCGGTCACGCCGATGGCGCTCGATCTCGCCTCCCCTGCCGTCGGCCGGCCCTACACCGGCGGCGAATTTAGCGTGGCGCGCGACGGCACGGTCGCCTTTACCAGCGGATCGGCGAGCCGCCCCACCGACATCTCGGTAGCTCGCGGCAACAGCGCCCGCAGGCTGACCGCGCTCAACGACCTGTGGCTGTCGGGCAAGCGCTTGGGCGAAGTCCGCACGCTCGACGCCAGGGCCGCCGACGGGACCCCGGTCCCGGGCTGGATCCTGCTCCCGGCGGGCTATCAGAAAGGGCAGAAAGTCCCGACCATCCTCGAGATCCACGGCGGCCCCTACACCAGCTACGGCCCCTATTTCTCGACCGATTATCAGCTGTTCGCCTCGGCCGGCTATGCGGTGCTGTTCCCTAACGTGCGCGGCTCGACCGGCTATGGCGAGGCCTTCGCCGACGGGATCGAGAAGAGCTACCCGACCCCCAACGAGACCGACCTCATGGCCTCGGTCGACGCCGCCGTCGCCGCTGGCTTCGCCGATCCCGACAACCTATTCATCACCGGCGGGTCGGGCGGCGGGCTGCTCACCGCCTGGATGACCGGCCACACCAACCGCTTCAAGGCGGCCGCGGTGCAGAAGCCGGTGATCAACTGGACCAGCCAGGCGCTGGTCGCCGATGGTGTCGGCTTCTTCGGCCGCTACTGGCTGGGCGCCGAGCCGTGGGAGCAGCCCGAGAAATACTGGCAGCGCTCGCCGCTCAGCCTGGCCGGCAAGGTCAAGACCCCGACCCTGGTGGTGGTCGGCGGCGACGACCTGCGCACCCCCAATGCCGAGGCCGAGCAATGGTATTCGGCGCTTCGGGTGCAGGGCGTGCCAGCCATGCTGGTCAAGGTCCCGGGCGCGTCGCACAGCCTCGACGGGCGGCCCAGCCAGGCCGCGGCGCGTGCATCGGCGATCACCGCCTGGTTCGACCGCTACCGAACCCGCAAGTAA